A genomic stretch from uncultured Pseudodesulfovibrio sp. includes:
- a CDS encoding SAM-dependent chlorinase/fluorinase codes for MIFSPRKDETEHRCIGLITDFGLSDPYVGQIKGILAKKAPNCRVVDISHDVAPFNVAQAGFFLAASYEHFPEDAVILAVVDPGVGTDRRIVCLQIGDRLLVAPDNGLLSIAMKQTWKDLRAFDLSRALDAPKKVSHTFHGRDIFAPLIAWLALGGKPENLGKEVDPAELVSHSWANPTITKGQAYGHVLHIDRFGNCVLNLEAGSLGKPESIRMVSPAGGTLAYVTTYADMPEGEPGLLEGSQGFLEIAVNQRSAAKRFGLSMGDTLELSWED; via the coding sequence ATGATATTCTCCCCCCGCAAAGATGAGACAGAGCACCGCTGCATCGGCCTGATTACGGATTTCGGCCTGAGCGACCCGTATGTCGGACAGATCAAGGGCATCCTCGCCAAAAAAGCTCCTAACTGCCGGGTGGTGGACATCTCACACGACGTGGCCCCGTTCAACGTGGCTCAGGCCGGATTCTTCCTGGCCGCAAGCTATGAACATTTCCCTGAGGACGCTGTCATTTTAGCCGTCGTGGACCCTGGCGTCGGAACGGATCGACGCATTGTCTGTCTTCAGATAGGCGACAGGCTCCTGGTAGCCCCGGACAATGGGTTGCTCTCGATTGCTATGAAACAGACATGGAAAGACCTTCGCGCCTTCGATCTTTCTCGCGCTCTGGATGCACCCAAAAAAGTTTCGCACACCTTCCACGGACGTGACATATTCGCCCCGTTGATCGCATGGCTCGCTCTAGGCGGTAAGCCTGAAAACCTGGGCAAAGAGGTGGACCCAGCCGAGCTTGTCTCACACTCCTGGGCCAATCCGACCATCACCAAAGGACAAGCATACGGTCATGTGCTGCACATCGATCGATTCGGTAACTGTGTGCTCAATCTGGAAGCAGGCAGTCTTGGCAAACCGGAATCCATCCGCATGGTCTCCCCTGCCGGAGGCACACTTGCCTATGTTACCACCTACGCCGACATGCCTGAAGGCGAACCCGGTCTGTTGGAAGGCAGTCAGGGCTTTCTCGAAATCGCGGTCAACCAACGCTCTGCAGCAAAACGATTCGGCCTGTCCATGGGCGACACACTAGAACTCTCCTGGGAGGACTGA
- a CDS encoding DUF47 family protein encodes MSLKIPYFGLLANRSPMDGLIEHYDKIAECIAAIDDSLECYVSGGVCREFEELTRSVDEIENHADSIKRNIRNHLPKGLFMAVEKPLFLSYTKSQDNILDAAQDALHWLAMRKVVIPEDVQKDLIYLLDGIARCTVLLGPALKSTIALIHGESLDREGTKECFRKVRRERDNVRQLKNALHKKIYDKDIDFKDIYQLIHFVDCLDNMGHNTENCAELLRSMMAR; translated from the coding sequence ATGTCTTTGAAAATTCCGTATTTTGGTCTGCTTGCTAACCGTTCCCCCATGGACGGACTTATTGAACACTATGACAAGATAGCAGAGTGCATTGCGGCTATTGATGATTCTTTGGAATGCTACGTGTCAGGTGGTGTGTGTCGCGAGTTTGAGGAATTGACCCGTTCCGTTGACGAAATCGAGAACCATGCCGATTCCATCAAGCGCAACATCCGTAACCATCTGCCCAAGGGATTGTTTATGGCGGTGGAGAAACCCCTGTTTCTCAGTTACACCAAAAGCCAGGACAACATCCTTGATGCCGCGCAGGACGCTCTGCATTGGCTGGCCATGCGCAAGGTCGTCATCCCTGAAGACGTGCAGAAGGATTTGATCTACCTGCTCGACGGCATTGCCCGGTGCACCGTGTTGCTTGGCCCGGCTCTCAAGTCCACAATCGCTTTGATCCATGGAGAATCTCTGGACCGTGAGGGGACCAAGGAATGCTTCCGCAAGGTTCGGCGCGAACGTGACAATGTGCGGCAGCTCAAGAATGCCCTGCATAAGAAAATTTACGACAAGGATATCGACTTCAAGGATATTTACCAGTTGATCCACTTCGTGGATTGCCTGGACAATATGGGGCATAATACTGAGAATTGTGCTGAATTGCTTCGCTCCATGATGGCGCGTTAA
- a CDS encoding sigma 54-interacting transcriptional regulator — protein MSFPSNLPLEDVFASIADGLFTVDTDWNITYFNESAQRITGITQKEAVGCKCWDVFRSSLCDGHCAIGQCMKAGDRIVNKSIFIVRRDGTTLPISISASTLRDSDGRTVGGVETFRDLTEIHVMRQQAKDIYRFENIVGRSQALGKIFRILPRISESEATTLLLGQSGTGKELFARAIHNLSPRKNGPFVAVNCGALPDTLLESELFGYKKGAFTDARTDKPGRFEMADGGTVFLDEIGDMPGKLQVKLLRFLQDKMYEPLGGVAPIHADVRVIAATNKDLEQAVAEGSFRQDLFYRLNVVTLTLPPLKERHEDLPLLIDHFLEEFNATQGKSIQGVSEDTLHILLHHDFPGNVRELENILEYAFILCREGFIQVEHLPEYLHPGKPDRQGPDPLRGSMDEIKRRAARRAVERNNGKKMAACRDLKITKDTLRKMLAPQTGE, from the coding sequence ATGTCATTCCCATCCAACCTCCCCCTCGAAGATGTTTTCGCCTCCATTGCAGACGGTCTGTTCACTGTGGATACTGACTGGAATATCACGTACTTTAATGAATCAGCCCAGCGTATAACAGGCATCACCCAAAAGGAAGCCGTCGGGTGCAAATGCTGGGACGTGTTTCGGTCATCGCTGTGTGATGGGCACTGTGCTATCGGCCAATGTATGAAAGCCGGTGACCGCATCGTCAACAAATCCATTTTCATTGTTCGAAGAGACGGAACCACGCTGCCAATCTCCATATCCGCATCCACCCTGCGTGACAGTGACGGCCGTACCGTGGGCGGCGTTGAGACTTTCCGCGACCTGACGGAAATCCATGTCATGCGCCAGCAGGCCAAGGATATCTACCGATTTGAAAATATCGTCGGACGAAGTCAGGCTCTCGGGAAAATATTTCGCATCCTCCCACGAATCAGTGAAAGTGAGGCAACCACCCTGCTTCTGGGCCAATCCGGCACGGGTAAAGAGTTGTTCGCTCGAGCTATCCACAATCTGAGTCCGCGAAAAAACGGCCCGTTCGTGGCAGTGAACTGCGGTGCGTTGCCAGACACCCTGCTTGAGTCCGAATTGTTCGGATACAAAAAAGGCGCATTTACGGACGCACGCACGGACAAACCCGGGCGTTTTGAAATGGCGGACGGCGGCACGGTTTTTCTTGATGAAATCGGCGACATGCCCGGCAAGCTCCAGGTCAAGCTGCTTCGCTTCCTGCAAGATAAGATGTACGAGCCGCTGGGCGGCGTGGCGCCGATTCATGCCGACGTACGCGTTATTGCCGCCACCAACAAGGATCTGGAACAGGCTGTCGCTGAGGGCAGTTTCCGCCAGGATTTATTTTACCGCCTCAATGTGGTTACCCTGACCCTGCCACCGCTCAAGGAGCGACACGAAGACCTGCCCCTGCTCATCGACCACTTTCTTGAAGAATTCAACGCCACGCAGGGCAAATCCATTCAGGGCGTCAGCGAGGACACATTGCATATCCTCCTACACCACGACTTCCCCGGAAACGTGCGCGAGCTGGAGAACATTCTCGAATACGCCTTCATCCTCTGCCGGGAAGGATTCATTCAGGTCGAACATCTTCCGGAATATCTCCATCCAGGGAAGCCTGACAGGCAAGGCCCTGACCCGTTGCGCGGCTCTATGGATGAAATCAAGCGACGCGCCGCCAGACGTGCAGTGGAGCGGAATAACGGTAAAAAGATGGCCGCCTGTAGGGATTTGAAAATTACAAAAGACACTCTGCGCAAGATGCTTGCACCACAGACAGGCGAATAA
- a CDS encoding adenosylcobinamide-GDP ribazoletransferase, producing the protein MFRTFLDTLGFLTRLAPARVIPEPAMNQCMKYMVPVGLLLGAIIAMPFDLGLFDNAPWIQAWLMVLLSIFITRGLHYDGLSDVCDAVTTHTNPIRFWEVIKDSRSGAFGIIGLIMIILGQVLLFHEMASVEAYGAIVWTFVLGRAASVWLGYHVRHLTRPGLGKLYIDGATLGTALLSAGLAFITGIFLAGFPATVAGTIIVSLMLIPLYRLAVKVGGANGDFLGCAVMVGEVAAGLGFVLVM; encoded by the coding sequence ATGTTCCGCACCTTTCTCGACACTCTCGGTTTCCTGACCAGACTGGCTCCGGCACGTGTCATCCCGGAACCTGCCATGAACCAGTGCATGAAATACATGGTGCCAGTCGGCCTGCTGCTCGGCGCGATTATTGCCATGCCCTTTGACCTGGGGCTCTTTGACAACGCCCCATGGATTCAGGCGTGGCTCATGGTGTTGCTCAGTATTTTCATCACACGCGGGCTGCATTACGACGGGCTGTCGGATGTCTGCGACGCTGTTACGACACACACCAATCCGATACGATTCTGGGAGGTCATCAAGGACAGTCGTTCTGGAGCCTTCGGTATTATCGGGCTGATCATGATTATTCTCGGCCAGGTTCTTCTCTTTCATGAAATGGCCTCGGTCGAAGCTTACGGAGCCATTGTCTGGACATTCGTACTTGGTCGGGCCGCCTCGGTCTGGCTCGGCTACCACGTGCGTCACCTCACCCGCCCGGGACTGGGCAAGCTCTACATTGACGGCGCCACACTCGGCACGGCCTTGCTGTCCGCCGGACTCGCCTTCATCACCGGAATATTTCTCGCAGGGTTCCCCGCAACCGTGGCGGGTACGATTATTGTCTCGCTGATGCTGATCCCGCTATATCGACTGGCTGTAAAAGTCGGCGGTGCCAATGGAGATTTCCTCGGCTGCGCCGTCATGGTCGGCGAGGTCGCCGCCGGACTGGGATTTGTGTTGGTGATGTAA
- a CDS encoding dinitrogenase iron-molybdenum cofactor biosynthesis protein, whose protein sequence is MKADPANLICLACYQDRLASVCENADGYKLFEIRDEKFYPAGLLSLPSKDPMDRTSAILACGVTVFLCGAICNQTRERLEEGGVTVLPWLTGSQDKILNGFLNNSLDELVMPGA, encoded by the coding sequence ATGAAAGCAGATCCTGCAAATCTCATCTGCCTGGCCTGCTACCAGGATCGGTTGGCCTCTGTGTGCGAAAACGCAGACGGATACAAGCTTTTTGAAATACGTGACGAAAAATTTTACCCCGCAGGCCTCCTATCCCTTCCCTCAAAGGACCCTATGGACAGGACATCCGCCATATTGGCCTGCGGGGTAACTGTCTTCTTATGCGGAGCCATCTGCAATCAGACCCGAGAAAGGCTCGAAGAGGGTGGCGTGACTGTTCTGCCTTGGCTCACAGGTTCCCAGGACAAAATTCTCAATGGTTTCCTCAATAATTCTTTGGACGAACTGGTCATGCCGGGTGCGTGA
- a CDS encoding YbaY family lipoprotein — translation MRWSLIALLAIVTISALPFGGCKTSGTSTIQLSTLETRTYYRERIMLPPGSMLTVTFEDVSRMDVPATILAKETLTLETAPPYSVELKYDPATIDARARYAVRARIEFDGSLLFINTHHIDPFAAPSGAPVEILVQRVKQ, via the coding sequence ATGCGCTGGTCCCTCATTGCGCTACTCGCTATTGTTACCATCTCAGCCCTTCCCTTCGGGGGCTGCAAGACTTCAGGCACGAGCACCATACAGCTTTCGACCCTGGAAACACGAACATATTACCGCGAACGCATCATGCTGCCGCCAGGTTCAATGTTGACTGTTACATTTGAGGACGTGTCCAGAATGGATGTACCCGCTACCATTTTAGCCAAAGAAACCCTGACGCTGGAAACAGCACCGCCGTATTCTGTTGAGTTGAAATATGACCCCGCAACCATTGATGCCCGCGCTCGCTACGCGGTACGCGCGCGCATCGAGTTCGATGGTTCACTGTTGTTCATCAACACCCACCACATTGATCCATTCGCGGCCCCGTCAGGAGCCCCCGTGGAAATATTGGTACAGCGCGTCAAGCAGTAA
- a CDS encoding PocR ligand-binding domain-containing protein — MKLTDLIGKDDLIALQNELHDTFSFNADILDAEGKKVVGHTWGNELCPAIRDDAKGFGAICAPAGQMFHHLLSTTKEPIAEFCDGGMMRVGVPIIHDGEYLGAVGGCGLASDDDEVDSFTIGMMSDLEEAVIEEKAKTVTVVSEDKIEEIQGYITERIEELIG, encoded by the coding sequence ATGAAATTGACCGACCTTATTGGAAAAGATGACCTGATCGCCTTGCAGAATGAACTGCATGACACCTTCAGTTTCAACGCTGATATTCTGGATGCCGAGGGCAAGAAAGTTGTTGGCCATACCTGGGGCAACGAATTGTGCCCAGCCATCCGTGACGATGCCAAAGGCTTCGGTGCCATTTGCGCTCCTGCGGGCCAGATGTTTCACCACCTGCTCAGTACCACCAAGGAACCTATTGCCGAGTTTTGCGACGGCGGCATGATGCGGGTGGGAGTGCCGATCATTCATGATGGTGAATATCTCGGCGCAGTCGGTGGATGCGGACTGGCTTCCGATGATGACGAAGTGGATTCCTTCACCATCGGCATGATGAGCGATCTTGAGGAAGCCGTTATTGAGGAGAAGGCCAAGACCGTGACTGTCGTTTCCGAGGACAAGATTGAGGAAATACAGGGATACATAACAGAGCGGATTGAAGAGCTTATCGGTTAG
- a CDS encoding YitT family protein: protein MDYEFKTKLRGMTFGVPWNIALLTFGSFLVAFSVKAIAIPHGLLTGGMSGIALLCYYAFGGLSTGQWYFLLNLPVFVLGWVFVSKRFFLYSLYGMIISSVFIDIIPWTLHMDDIWLAVITGGGIMGAGVGVALRSLGSTGGSDILAVICKEKFNMSMGAFEFWFNMIGFMGGFLFLAMDIVLYSIIMTFVIAFGIEYVLGMFSERKMIMIVSDHVAAVNAAILDDLDRGVTILDGTGGWTGNPKKIILTMISSIQLKQLEELVYTIDPDAFFIMGSGFHVQGQGFSSRKVY, encoded by the coding sequence ATGGATTATGAATTCAAAACAAAACTGCGCGGCATGACTTTTGGTGTGCCTTGGAACATCGCCCTGCTGACCTTCGGCTCATTCCTTGTCGCCTTTTCAGTCAAGGCCATTGCCATCCCGCACGGCCTGCTCACCGGCGGAATGTCCGGCATCGCCCTGCTCTGCTACTACGCATTCGGCGGGCTTTCCACGGGCCAATGGTACTTCCTGCTCAACCTGCCGGTATTCGTGCTCGGCTGGGTGTTCGTCAGCAAACGATTCTTTCTATACTCACTCTATGGGATGATCATTTCTTCGGTGTTCATCGACATCATTCCGTGGACCCTGCATATGGACGATATCTGGCTGGCAGTCATAACCGGCGGCGGCATCATGGGCGCGGGCGTAGGTGTAGCCCTGCGCTCACTCGGCTCCACGGGTGGATCCGACATTCTGGCCGTGATCTGCAAGGAAAAATTCAATATGTCCATGGGCGCATTCGAATTCTGGTTCAACATGATCGGCTTCATGGGCGGATTTCTGTTTTTGGCCATGGACATCGTGCTCTACTCCATCATCATGACCTTTGTGATCGCCTTCGGCATCGAATACGTGCTCGGCATGTTCTCGGAACGTAAAATGATCATGATAGTCTCGGACCACGTCGCCGCCGTCAATGCAGCCATTCTTGATGATCTGGACCGAGGTGTGACCATCCTCGACGGCACAGGCGGCTGGACCGGCAACCCCAAAAAAATCATCCTGACCATGATTTCCTCCATTCAGCTCAAGCAGCTTGAGGAACTGGTCTACACCATTGACCCGGACGCGTTCTTTATCATGGGCTCGGGCTTCCACGTCCAAGGCCAGGGGTTCTCGTCAAGAAAGGTGTATTAA
- a CDS encoding HD-GYP domain-containing protein, with the protein MHQFAESLGFAIDAKDPYTSMHSEEVAEVSHALALSMGLSPCEADIIHVAGHLHDIGKIGVPDSVLKKRGPLNTSEWQAVRRHPKAGADILRPVAALNNLGVVDMVLHHHERYDGKGYPDRLKGTQIPLGARIIAVADSLSAMLQDRPYRVSKDFDAARDEILKCSGTQFDPRVVQAFEKSGDIIRGMVNILSSSGRNS; encoded by the coding sequence ATGCACCAGTTTGCGGAGTCTCTCGGGTTTGCCATAGATGCCAAGGACCCCTATACCTCCATGCATTCTGAGGAAGTTGCAGAAGTTTCCCATGCCCTGGCGCTTTCAATGGGGCTGTCCCCCTGTGAAGCAGATATCATTCATGTCGCCGGACATCTGCATGACATAGGCAAGATCGGTGTGCCGGATTCCGTATTAAAAAAACGGGGTCCGTTGAATACCAGCGAATGGCAGGCAGTGCGCAGGCACCCCAAGGCTGGAGCCGATATTTTGCGCCCTGTCGCAGCGTTGAACAATCTGGGCGTTGTGGACATGGTGCTTCACCATCATGAGCGGTATGACGGAAAAGGGTATCCTGATCGTCTGAAAGGGACGCAGATACCTCTTGGGGCACGGATTATCGCCGTCGCCGACAGTTTGTCGGCCATGCTGCAGGACCGACCCTATCGGGTTTCAAAAGACTTCGATGCGGCTCGGGATGAAATCCTGAAATGCTCAGGAACACAGTTCGATCCTCGAGTTGTTCAGGCTTTTGAAAAGTCGGGAGATATCATACGTGGAATGGTCAATATTCTGTCTTCCAGTGGGAGGAATTCCTAA
- a CDS encoding Mrp/NBP35 family ATP-binding protein has translation MSECKGCSSAGPDGSCTSTTGCDNPEELKLQKTLGRIKHKIVVMSGKGGVGKSTVATNIAVALSLAGKKVGLLDVDVHGPSLPRMLSLKGQKPHMGDHIMEPVPWSKNLSVMSLGFLLEDDRQAVIWRGPVKMGLIKQFVEDVMWGDLDYLIVDCPPGTGDEPLSTLQTLGPTAMGVIVTTPQGVAVDDVRRSVSFVGEVGNRVLGIVENMSGFACPDCGAVHDIFKSGGGEALAKEAGVQFLGRIPLDPEVANSGDEGYPFLKVHRDTATGKAMEKVIQPMLALPDPPMA, from the coding sequence ATGAGTGAATGCAAAGGGTGCTCTTCTGCCGGACCTGACGGAAGCTGCACGAGTACGACCGGCTGTGACAACCCCGAAGAATTGAAACTGCAAAAGACCCTTGGCCGCATCAAACACAAGATCGTGGTCATGTCCGGCAAGGGCGGCGTCGGCAAGTCCACCGTTGCGACAAACATCGCCGTGGCGCTTTCCCTGGCAGGCAAAAAAGTCGGCCTGCTCGATGTGGACGTTCACGGCCCGAGTCTGCCACGCATGCTGTCCCTGAAGGGACAGAAGCCGCACATGGGCGATCATATCATGGAGCCGGTCCCCTGGAGCAAGAATCTTTCCGTCATGTCCTTGGGCTTCCTCCTCGAAGATGACCGACAGGCTGTCATCTGGCGCGGCCCGGTTAAGATGGGATTGATCAAACAGTTCGTTGAAGACGTCATGTGGGGCGACCTTGATTACCTGATCGTTGACTGCCCTCCGGGTACCGGCGACGAACCGCTGTCCACCTTGCAGACTCTCGGACCCACCGCCATGGGTGTTATTGTCACCACGCCACAGGGTGTAGCAGTCGACGATGTACGCCGCTCCGTTTCCTTTGTGGGAGAAGTGGGTAACCGTGTACTCGGCATCGTCGAGAACATGTCCGGTTTTGCCTGCCCTGATTGCGGCGCAGTTCACGATATATTCAAATCCGGTGGCGGCGAAGCACTGGCCAAGGAAGCTGGAGTCCAGTTCCTGGGCCGCATTCCTTTGGACCCGGAAGTCGCAAATTCCGGTGACGAGGGGTACCCTTTCCTGAAAGTGCATAGAGACACGGCCACAGGCAAGGCCATGGAAAAGGTTATCCAGCCCATGCTGGCACTGCCTGATCCGCCTATGGCATAA
- a CDS encoding tetratricopeptide repeat protein, which translates to MSLLRQLGLLNREGMKACNEGKLDDALFQLIQADRMAKEMDSRLHEAKIRNNIGLVHQVSGKKDEASACFKLAAHFAVEGAGEGNALHKAIVRNLTRLESASPAGAV; encoded by the coding sequence ATGAGTTTGTTACGTCAACTCGGATTGTTGAATCGTGAAGGAATGAAAGCATGCAACGAGGGTAAATTGGATGACGCCTTGTTTCAACTCATTCAGGCCGACCGAATGGCAAAGGAAATGGATTCTCGACTGCATGAAGCGAAAATTCGTAATAATATCGGTTTGGTTCATCAGGTTTCCGGCAAGAAGGATGAGGCTTCGGCCTGCTTCAAACTTGCTGCACACTTTGCAGTGGAGGGCGCGGGTGAAGGAAATGCTCTGCATAAAGCCATTGTTCGGAATCTAACACGACTTGAATCCGCAAGCCCGGCAGGTGCCGTGTAA